A window of Fictibacillus halophilus contains these coding sequences:
- a CDS encoding tetratricopeptide repeat protein gives MHKQKRASAASGRVLPFIQDGDYFFEKGIKAYNRRDLYTAKKMFERAVTFQPEEPSFLCQLASTLAEIGEYEESNKYLLNALEQSGSDLSECHFFLANNFAHLGMYSDAEEHARLYMVIDPDGEFVDDTQELLDLISLETGSKSSSLPLSTEEELIKLHDEARQSIERGDLPLAQQQLREIISNHPKFWAAYNNLALTHFYKSEFDEAMDVLQDVLDKNPGNLNALCNLAIFLFHLGMDEPGGKLVERLKTVHPMHPEHRYKLGNTFGLLEEHLYANKWLQSLRKSSFVYDPVTTHMLAVSYYALGQKDLSIKTWKKVIELDPEGHVAPFYMEKAQNGELTVAGGDYQYRIPTNNQNKPKKDRQVKAMEHIQQVRKGLEKNKITHLILLRGNKNEEAYETLRDFCLRKEESLLVKEIAANIMLEHQPERVVELAHEDTSVEVGTASEIISMALDVLLSIKEMGSTLDEHVLFYWAEAIKFAEMTGERIFDNKKAIAAAIDHLARKQKGRSTQKGIADQYEITVSVLSLRIKKLIGWVNRNV, from the coding sequence ATGCATAAACAAAAACGGGCCAGTGCAGCTAGCGGCCGTGTTCTTCCCTTTATCCAGGATGGGGATTACTTTTTTGAAAAAGGAATAAAAGCCTATAACAGGCGTGATCTATATACAGCAAAAAAAATGTTTGAACGGGCCGTTACCTTCCAGCCGGAAGAGCCCTCTTTTTTATGTCAGCTTGCTTCAACGCTCGCTGAGATCGGGGAATATGAAGAATCAAATAAATACTTGTTGAACGCATTAGAGCAGTCTGGTTCTGATCTTTCAGAATGTCATTTCTTTCTTGCAAATAACTTTGCGCATCTAGGCATGTATAGTGACGCTGAAGAACATGCTCGCTTGTATATGGTGATTGATCCAGACGGTGAATTTGTGGATGATACACAAGAACTGTTAGATCTTATCTCACTCGAAACAGGAAGCAAGTCTTCTAGCTTGCCTCTTTCGACGGAAGAAGAGCTGATCAAGCTTCATGATGAAGCAAGACAATCGATCGAACGAGGAGATCTACCACTTGCGCAACAACAATTAAGAGAGATCATTTCAAATCATCCTAAGTTTTGGGCGGCGTATAACAACTTAGCACTCACTCACTTTTATAAGAGTGAGTTTGATGAGGCGATGGATGTTCTTCAAGATGTGCTCGATAAGAATCCGGGTAACTTAAACGCACTATGCAATCTTGCTATTTTTCTGTTCCATTTAGGGATGGATGAACCTGGTGGCAAGCTTGTTGAGCGATTAAAAACGGTGCATCCGATGCATCCTGAACATCGTTATAAATTGGGGAATACGTTCGGGTTGTTAGAAGAGCACTTGTATGCGAATAAGTGGCTGCAATCTCTTAGAAAGTCGTCTTTTGTTTATGATCCTGTAACCACACACATGCTTGCAGTGTCGTACTATGCACTTGGACAAAAAGACCTTTCCATAAAAACATGGAAAAAGGTAATCGAGCTTGATCCCGAAGGCCATGTTGCTCCATTTTATATGGAAAAAGCGCAAAATGGTGAGTTGACGGTGGCAGGCGGGGACTATCAATATCGCATTCCTACTAATAATCAGAACAAACCGAAAAAAGATCGTCAAGTAAAAGCGATGGAGCATATTCAGCAGGTTCGTAAAGGATTGGAAAAAAACAAAATTACGCATTTAATTCTTTTAAGAGGGAATAAAAATGAAGAGGCTTATGAGACGCTTCGTGATTTTTGTCTTAGAAAAGAAGAGTCATTACTTGTAAAAGAAATTGCGGCAAACATCATGCTAGAACATCAGCCAGAAAGAGTTGTAGAGCTTGCCCATGAAGATACTTCTGTAGAAGTGGGAACGGCATCTGAGATCATTAGTATGGCTCTGGATGTTCTTCTTTCAATAAAAGAAATGGGTTCAACGCTTGATGAGCATGTGTTGTTTTATTGGGCGGAAGCGATTAAGTTTGCGGAAATGACCGGTGAGCGAATCTTTGATAATAAAAAAGCTATTGCTGCGGCAATCGATCACTTAGCTCGTAAGCAAAAAGGGCGTTCTACTCAAAAAGGAATTGCTGATCAGTACGAGATCACAGTTTCTGTATTATCACTCCGTATAAAAAAGCTAATCGGATGGGTGAATCGCAACGTTTGA
- the trpE gene encoding anthranilate synthase component I: protein MFIPNIEEVVSLSKDNFNVIPIGFTYLSDHETCISQFERVRHEEHAFLLESVEGGERWARYSYIGRKPFLVVSSSGKTVDITFINEKQSIQKQGSPLDIVKDYVSRYKSPKHSSLPPFTGGAVGFFGYDLIHTFENVPKPKSPSEQENEMEFLFTDEVIVFDHLKQKTTIVCNLHVSPDDSEKTLQQKYEQVCNRIRRTYEELQQPTKMKAFQTELPLTEMRKNKVRSSHTKEEFCYMVKQAKEYIKTGDVFQVVLSQRFEQETEADPFDVYRLLRSMNPSPYMYYYKSKDAYIVGASPELLVKVDDGCVENRPIAGTRPRGKTLHEDLAFEQDLLADEKERAEHVMLVDLGRNDVGRVSEYGTVELDSYMEIERYSHVMHMVSHVKGKLQEDKDFFDALRSCMPAGTVSGAPKVRAMQIISELEQQSRGVYGGAIGYLGFNGQMDSCIAIRTIVFQDGKAYVQAGAGVVADSVPEREYEETVNKAKAMLKAIEGGTDPRQIQTPVLSIR from the coding sequence ATGTTTATACCAAATATAGAGGAAGTCGTTTCTCTATCAAAAGACAACTTTAATGTGATTCCGATCGGTTTTACTTATTTATCTGACCATGAAACGTGCATTTCTCAGTTTGAGAGAGTGCGTCATGAAGAACACGCTTTTCTGCTTGAAAGTGTTGAAGGCGGAGAGCGTTGGGCGAGATATTCTTATATTGGCAGAAAGCCTTTCTTGGTAGTTTCGTCTTCAGGAAAGACTGTAGATATCACGTTCATAAATGAAAAGCAAAGCATACAAAAGCAAGGTTCTCCTTTAGATATTGTGAAAGACTATGTATCACGATACAAATCTCCTAAACACTCTTCTCTGCCTCCGTTTACTGGGGGAGCTGTTGGCTTTTTCGGCTATGATCTTATTCATACGTTTGAAAATGTACCAAAACCAAAATCTCCATCTGAACAAGAAAATGAAATGGAATTTTTATTCACAGATGAGGTCATCGTATTCGACCATCTTAAACAAAAAACCACGATTGTGTGCAATCTGCACGTTTCTCCTGATGATAGTGAAAAAACCTTACAACAAAAATATGAGCAAGTGTGCAACAGAATTCGTAGAACGTATGAAGAGCTGCAGCAGCCAACAAAAATGAAGGCTTTTCAGACAGAGCTTCCTTTAACAGAAATGAGAAAAAATAAGGTCCGTTCTTCACATACAAAAGAAGAGTTTTGTTACATGGTGAAGCAAGCGAAGGAATATATCAAAACGGGCGATGTTTTTCAGGTCGTGTTATCACAGCGATTCGAACAAGAAACGGAAGCAGATCCGTTCGATGTGTATCGACTCCTACGCTCGATGAACCCTTCGCCATATATGTATTATTACAAATCGAAGGACGCGTATATCGTGGGTGCGTCTCCAGAGCTTCTTGTGAAAGTGGATGATGGATGTGTGGAGAACAGACCGATCGCGGGAACACGACCTAGAGGAAAAACGCTTCATGAGGATTTAGCTTTTGAGCAAGATTTGCTTGCTGATGAAAAAGAACGAGCAGAGCATGTCATGCTTGTTGATCTAGGAAGAAATGATGTAGGAAGAGTCAGTGAATATGGAACTGTAGAACTAGATTCATATATGGAGATTGAGCGTTATTCACATGTTATGCATATGGTTTCACACGTGAAAGGAAAGTTGCAGGAAGATAAAGACTTCTTCGATGCGCTCCGCTCCTGTATGCCAGCTGGAACTGTTTCAGGTGCGCCAAAAGTCAGAGCCATGCAGATCATATCTGAACTCGAACAACAATCACGTGGGGTGTATGGTGGTGCCATCGGATACTTAGGATTTAACGGCCAGATGGATTCTTGCATCGCGATTCGAACGATCGTATTTCAGGATGGCAAAGCTTATGTCCAAGCAGGTGCAGGCGTCGTTGCGGATTCTGTTCCTGAACGAGAGTACGAAGAGACGGTCAACAAAGCGAAAGCCATGCTGAAAGCAATCGAGGGGGGGACAGACCCCAGACAAATACAAACTCCGGTTTTGTCTATTCGGTGA
- the hisH gene encoding imidazole glycerol phosphate synthase subunit HisH, whose amino-acid sequence MIGIIDYGMGNLHSVCSALKRINQPYILSGNIEELQKTDGLLLPGVGSFKDAMTELEKTGLADFIKNEAVAGKPLMGICLGMQLLFEESSENGLTKGLGLLPGKVERFTGETSEGRSYKVPHMGWNDLNFLQSDQPLVKGIGEGYVYFVHSFVVQTENREVLAAVAQYEDVEVPAVVGSGRIMGTQFHPEKSSETGMSMLKNFCRFVEEGKQR is encoded by the coding sequence ATGATCGGAATCATTGACTATGGAATGGGCAATCTTCACTCTGTCTGTTCTGCTTTAAAAAGAATCAATCAGCCCTACATTCTTTCAGGGAATATAGAAGAACTTCAAAAAACGGATGGGCTTTTACTACCGGGAGTTGGTTCTTTTAAAGATGCGATGACAGAGCTCGAGAAGACGGGGCTAGCTGATTTTATAAAAAATGAGGCGGTGGCCGGGAAGCCTTTGATGGGAATCTGTCTTGGCATGCAGCTGCTTTTTGAAGAGAGCAGTGAGAATGGATTAACGAAAGGACTTGGTTTACTTCCAGGGAAAGTGGAGCGTTTCACAGGGGAAACGAGTGAAGGGCGCTCCTATAAAGTGCCGCACATGGGCTGGAACGATTTAAACTTTTTGCAGAGTGATCAGCCGTTAGTAAAAGGTATAGGTGAAGGGTATGTTTATTTCGTCCATTCCTTTGTTGTACAGACTGAAAACAGAGAGGTACTGGCTGCGGTCGCACAATACGAAGACGTGGAAGTTCCAGCTGTGGTCGGAAGTGGCAGGATTATGGGTACGCAGTTTCACCCTGAAAAAAGTTCGGAGACTGGCATGAGCATGCTGAAAAACTTTTGCCGTTTCGTTGAGGAGGGAAAACAAAGATGA
- the hisA gene encoding 1-(5-phosphoribosyl)-5-[(5-phosphoribosylamino)methylideneamino]imidazole-4-carboxamide isomerase, with the protein MNTFVLYPAIDMRNGKCVRLMQGDYEQETIYGDSPFDMAKQFADQGAEWIHMVDLDGAKDGKKINHEHVLRVAKELSVKVQIGGGIRSMDDVSYYLDGGVDRVILGSAAVSNPEFVREALQRYGGSRVAIGLDARDGFVATEGWLETSHIKAVDLAKRLVEEGAETFIFTDISKDGMLQGPNVEAIGELASITGKEVIASGGVSSLDDLVSLKADERKIAGAIIGKALYTDRFTLPEALGSVK; encoded by the coding sequence ATGAATACATTTGTATTGTACCCTGCGATCGACATGCGTAATGGGAAATGCGTAAGGTTGATGCAAGGGGATTATGAACAAGAAACAATCTATGGAGATTCTCCTTTTGATATGGCAAAACAGTTTGCAGATCAAGGTGCAGAATGGATTCATATGGTAGATCTAGACGGGGCGAAAGACGGAAAGAAAATCAATCACGAGCATGTTTTGCGTGTTGCCAAAGAACTGTCTGTAAAAGTTCAGATCGGTGGAGGAATTCGTTCGATGGATGACGTTTCGTATTACCTAGACGGTGGAGTTGACCGGGTAATCTTAGGTAGTGCTGCGGTTTCGAATCCAGAGTTTGTTCGAGAAGCGTTACAGCGATATGGTGGATCAAGAGTGGCGATCGGTCTCGATGCTCGTGATGGATTTGTAGCAACAGAAGGATGGCTCGAAACGTCTCATATCAAGGCTGTTGATCTAGCGAAAAGATTAGTAGAAGAAGGTGCGGAAACGTTTATTTTCACTGACATCTCAAAAGACGGTATGCTGCAGGGACCGAACGTTGAAGCAATCGGAGAATTAGCAAGCATCACTGGAAAAGAAGTGATCGCCTCAGGTGGTGTAAGCTCACTTGATGATCTCGTTTCTTTGAAAGCAGATGAACGTAAAATTGCTGGTGCCATTATTGGAAAAGCTCTTTATACAGATCGATTCACTTTGCCTGAAGCGTTAGGAAGTGTGAAATAA
- a CDS encoding HPr family phosphocarrier protein: MVEKKVTVQLKSGLQARPAALFVQEANRYTSDVFVEKEGKKVNAKSIMGIMSLAVGSGSELVLAVDGPDENEAIEALTAFVSKAE; the protein is encoded by the coding sequence ATGGTTGAAAAGAAAGTAACCGTGCAGTTGAAAAGCGGACTGCAAGCACGCCCAGCGGCCCTGTTCGTCCAAGAAGCAAACCGTTACACATCTGATGTATTTGTTGAGAAGGAAGGCAAGAAAGTGAACGCGAAGAGCATCATGGGGATCATGAGCTTAGCTGTAGGCTCTGGCAGTGAACTTGTACTCGCTGTTGATGGCCCTGATGAGAACGAGGCGATCGAAGCCCTAACTGCTTTTGTTTCTAAAGCAGAATAA
- a CDS encoding NUDIX hydrolase → MQRVTNCVLIRDNQVLLLQKPRRGWWVAPGGKMESTESIRDSVIREYREETGIYLKNPQLKGVFNFIIKEGDKIVSEWMMFTFFATDSEGVALDECEEGILSWKPVEEVRELPMAPGDHHILDYMTSGSNMIFGTFTYTPDFELLSYRLDPA, encoded by the coding sequence GTGCAAAGAGTAACAAACTGTGTGTTAATAAGAGATAATCAAGTGCTTTTACTTCAAAAGCCTAGACGGGGCTGGTGGGTAGCACCGGGCGGAAAGATGGAGTCTACCGAATCTATCCGTGATTCTGTTATACGAGAGTACCGTGAAGAAACGGGAATCTATCTGAAGAATCCGCAGCTTAAAGGTGTCTTTAATTTTATTATCAAAGAAGGCGATAAAATCGTCTCTGAGTGGATGATGTTTACCTTTTTTGCAACAGATTCAGAAGGTGTTGCACTAGATGAATGTGAAGAAGGGATTCTTTCATGGAAGCCAGTTGAAGAAGTACGCGAACTTCCGATGGCGCCTGGAGATCACCATATTCTTGACTATATGACGAGTGGCAGCAACATGATATTTGGCACATTTACGTATACACCTGATTTTGAACTGCTTTCTTATCGTTTAGACCCAGCATAA
- the trxB gene encoding thioredoxin-disulfide reductase has protein sequence MTEDRIYDVAILGAGPAGMTAAVYTSRANLDTIMIERGIPGGQMANTEDVENYPGFDHILGPELSNKMFEHAKKFGAEYAYGDVKEIIDGEEYKTIHAGSKTYKARAIIISTGAEYKKLGIPGEKEFSGRGVSYCAVCDGAFFKNRELVVVGGGDSAVEEGVYLTRFASKVTIVHRRDKLRAQKILQQRAFDNDKIDFIWNHSVKEIQGENNKVNKVTLVHSETGEEQDFSADGVFIYIGMLPLNAAFKDLGITNENGYVETNEQMETRIPGIFAAGDIREKTLRQIVTATGDGSIAAQAAQHYVETLTEKLKNVTSN, from the coding sequence ATGACTGAAGACAGAATTTATGATGTAGCTATTCTTGGTGCAGGACCAGCTGGTATGACTGCAGCGGTTTATACATCACGCGCGAATTTGGATACGATCATGATCGAACGAGGTATCCCGGGCGGACAGATGGCTAATACGGAAGATGTAGAAAACTATCCTGGTTTTGATCACATTCTTGGACCAGAACTTTCAAACAAAATGTTTGAGCACGCAAAAAAATTCGGTGCTGAATACGCTTATGGCGATGTAAAAGAAATCATCGATGGCGAAGAGTACAAGACGATTCATGCAGGAAGCAAAACGTACAAAGCGCGTGCGATCATCATCTCAACTGGTGCTGAATATAAAAAACTAGGCATTCCAGGAGAAAAAGAATTCTCTGGACGCGGTGTTTCCTACTGTGCTGTGTGTGATGGTGCATTCTTTAAAAACCGTGAATTAGTCGTTGTTGGAGGCGGTGATTCTGCCGTTGAAGAAGGTGTTTACCTGACTCGTTTCGCTTCTAAAGTAACAATCGTTCATAGACGTGACAAACTACGTGCACAAAAGATTCTTCAACAACGTGCATTTGATAACGATAAGATCGATTTTATCTGGAATCATTCTGTAAAAGAGATTCAAGGTGAAAACAACAAAGTGAACAAAGTAACTTTAGTTCATTCTGAAACTGGAGAAGAACAAGACTTCTCAGCAGATGGCGTGTTCATCTATATCGGGATGCTGCCACTTAACGCCGCGTTTAAAGATCTTGGCATCACGAACGAGAATGGCTATGTAGAAACGAACGAACAGATGGAAACAAGAATTCCTGGTATCTTTGCAGCAGGAGATATTCGTGAAAAAACACTTCGTCAAATCGTTACGGCTACAGGGGATGGAAGTATTGCGGCACAAGCTGCTCAGCACTATGTGGAGACTTTAACGGAGAAGCTTAAAAACGTAACTTCCAATTAA
- a CDS encoding gluconeogenesis factor YvcK family protein — MNKQPKVVVLGGGTGLSVLLRGLKRYPVDITAIVTVADDGGSSGRLRRDYDMPPPGDVRNVIAALSEVEPLVEKMFQHRFKVGDGITGHSLGNLLLAAMHDITGDFLTGIRELSRVLNVRGQVLPAAKNSIILCAELEDGTIVQGESKIPLSNKKIKRVFLSDEKIEPLRESVKAIQEADLIVIGPGSLYTSILPNLLVNGISTSIREATAPRVYVCNVMTQPGETTGYTAGDHIQALIDHVGHNFIDVVIANNEKIPSEYLDLYLEEGASQVQYDEERLKSFGIGLLCDNIIQYGTLVRHDAQRVSDLLLGLIEK; from the coding sequence ATGAATAAGCAGCCGAAAGTGGTAGTGCTTGGCGGAGGGACAGGACTTTCTGTTCTTCTCCGCGGTTTAAAGCGCTATCCAGTTGATATCACTGCTATCGTTACGGTTGCAGATGACGGCGGCAGCTCTGGAAGGTTGAGGAGGGATTATGATATGCCTCCTCCTGGTGATGTGAGAAACGTGATCGCCGCGCTTTCTGAAGTGGAACCGCTTGTGGAAAAAATGTTTCAACATAGGTTTAAAGTGGGCGACGGAATTACAGGCCATTCTCTTGGAAACTTGCTTCTTGCGGCCATGCATGATATTACTGGAGATTTTTTAACAGGAATTCGGGAACTTAGTCGCGTTTTAAACGTAAGAGGACAGGTACTGCCTGCAGCGAAAAACAGTATAATTTTATGTGCCGAGTTAGAAGATGGGACGATTGTTCAGGGGGAATCTAAGATCCCGCTGTCGAATAAGAAAATCAAACGCGTCTTTTTATCTGATGAAAAGATCGAGCCTCTTCGTGAAAGTGTGAAAGCGATTCAAGAAGCGGATCTGATCGTGATCGGACCAGGTAGTCTGTACACGAGCATCTTGCCGAATCTTCTAGTAAACGGAATCTCTACGAGCATCCGCGAGGCAACGGCTCCTAGAGTTTATGTATGTAATGTGATGACACAACCTGGTGAGACAACAGGATACACGGCTGGTGATCACATTCAGGCTTTGATCGATCACGTAGGTCACAATTTTATCGATGTTGTTATCGCAAACAATGAAAAGATTCCTTCAGAATACCTGGATCTATACTTGGAAGAAGGCGCATCACAAGTTCAATATGATGAGGAACGGTTAAAGTCGTTCGGCATCGGTTTGTTATGTGACAACATCATCCAGTACGGAACGCTTGTCAGACATGATGCACAGCGTGTTTCTGACTTATTGTTAGGACTTATTGAAAAATAG
- the whiA gene encoding DNA-binding protein WhiA, protein MSFAADTKKELTQLELKDCCKKAELAALIRMNGSISFSNRKLILDIPTENAAIARRIYTLIKRVYPYHVELLVRKKMRLKKNNVYIVRVSEESRALLEDLKIIDGAFTFTRNIAEEFNKKSCCRRAYMRGAFLAGGSVNHPETSYHLEIFSMYEEHTVALAELMNTFELKAKVLERKKGYIIYLKDGEKISEFLTLIGAHHAVLFFEDIRILKDMRNSVNRLVNCETANLNKTVGAAMRQVENIKFIDEQVGLETLPDKLREIAQLRVTHQEITLKELGEMVSSGPVSKSGVNHRLRKIDEIATKIRNGQPIH, encoded by the coding sequence GTGTCTTTTGCTGCAGATACAAAAAAGGAATTAACGCAGCTCGAACTGAAAGATTGCTGTAAAAAAGCAGAGTTAGCTGCCTTAATTCGAATGAATGGTTCCATCTCTTTCAGCAACAGAAAATTGATTCTCGATATCCCGACTGAAAATGCTGCTATTGCAAGAAGAATTTATACGTTGATCAAACGTGTATATCCTTACCACGTAGAGCTGTTAGTACGAAAAAAGATGCGCTTGAAAAAGAATAATGTCTATATTGTACGTGTTTCAGAAGAATCAAGAGCATTGTTGGAAGATTTGAAGATTATTGACGGAGCTTTTACGTTTACCCGCAACATTGCAGAGGAATTTAATAAGAAAAGCTGCTGCCGCCGTGCATACATGAGAGGGGCTTTCTTAGCAGGTGGTTCAGTAAACCACCCAGAGACAAGCTATCATCTAGAAATTTTCTCTATGTATGAAGAGCATACGGTTGCATTAGCTGAACTGATGAACACATTTGAACTAAAAGCAAAAGTTCTAGAACGAAAAAAAGGTTATATTATTTATTTAAAAGATGGCGAAAAGATATCAGAGTTCCTGACTTTAATCGGTGCTCATCATGCTGTATTGTTCTTTGAGGACATCAGAATTTTAAAAGATATGCGTAACTCAGTAAACCGACTCGTAAACTGCGAGACAGCGAACCTTAACAAAACAGTAGGTGCTGCCATGAGACAAGTCGAGAACATCAAATTCATCGACGAACAGGTAGGACTTGAAACACTTCCAGATAAGCTGCGCGAGATTGCGCAACTGAGAGTCACACATCAAGAAATTACTCTCAAAGAGCTTGGCGAGATGGTATCATCCGGCCCTGTAAGTAAATCAGGTGTTAACCACCGATTACGCAAGATTGATGAAATCGCAACGAAAATTAGAAACGGTCAACCCATCCATTGA
- the hisF gene encoding imidazole glycerol phosphate synthase subunit HisF, with the protein MLTKRIIPCLDVKEGRVVKGIQFLNLVDAGDPVELARFYDEEGADELVFLDISASHEGRDTMVEVVERVAAELAIPFTVGGGINKLQDMKRVLRAGADKVSVNTAAVLRPELITEGSDYFGAQCIVVAIDAKYDEELKSWRVYTHGGRKPTQWEVTEWAREAVNRGAGEILLTSMDKDGEKSGFNLELTKAVSEAVTVPVIASGGAGSSEHFSDAFTIGKADAGLAASIFHYKETSITEVKADLRKLGVSVR; encoded by the coding sequence ATGCTAACGAAAAGAATCATTCCATGTCTAGACGTAAAGGAAGGAAGAGTGGTTAAAGGCATTCAGTTTCTTAACCTAGTCGATGCTGGTGACCCTGTTGAACTAGCACGATTTTATGATGAAGAAGGAGCGGACGAGCTCGTATTTCTTGATATCTCTGCTAGTCATGAAGGACGGGACACGATGGTTGAAGTTGTCGAACGAGTTGCAGCAGAACTCGCGATACCATTTACTGTCGGCGGCGGTATCAATAAGCTCCAAGACATGAAACGTGTATTACGTGCCGGAGCTGACAAAGTTTCTGTAAATACAGCAGCGGTATTGCGACCAGAACTGATCACAGAAGGATCCGATTATTTTGGTGCTCAATGTATTGTTGTGGCGATCGATGCTAAGTATGACGAAGAGTTAAAATCATGGCGTGTGTATACACATGGAGGACGCAAACCCACTCAATGGGAAGTCACTGAATGGGCGCGGGAGGCCGTAAACCGGGGTGCTGGAGAAATTCTGTTGACGAGCATGGATAAAGATGGGGAAAAGTCTGGTTTCAATTTAGAGCTGACGAAAGCAGTGAGTGAGGCGGTAACCGTTCCAGTTATTGCGTCAGGCGGAGCAGGATCTTCGGAGCATTTTAGTGATGCGTTTACGATTGGAAAAGCAGATGCTGGACTTGCAGCTAGTATCTTTCATTATAAAGAAACATCGATCACAGAGGTAAAAGCAGATTTGCGAAAGTTAGGGGTGTCTGTTCGATGA
- the hisIE gene encoding bifunctional phosphoribosyl-AMP cyclohydrolase/phosphoribosyl-ATP diphosphatase HisIE: MNLEKLKFDEKGLIPAVVQDIQSKEVLTVAYMNRESLQKTIEIGETVFFSRSRQELWHKGETSGNTQKVRSIRYDCDQDALVVLVEPKGPACHTGAYSCFSETLYEKDARVDAPNPDRYRILTELQEIIAKREHEMPEGAYTTYLFEHGVDKILKKVGEEAGEVIIAAKNRDAEELKWEVSDLLYHVLVLLQEQKVPLDEILATLKERHTKKDN; the protein is encoded by the coding sequence ATGAATTTAGAGAAATTGAAATTTGATGAAAAAGGACTGATTCCTGCCGTAGTCCAGGATATTCAATCAAAAGAGGTACTAACGGTCGCTTATATGAACCGCGAATCGCTACAAAAAACAATCGAAATTGGCGAAACGGTATTCTTTTCAAGATCACGCCAGGAATTATGGCATAAAGGAGAAACTTCCGGAAACACACAAAAAGTAAGAAGCATTCGCTATGATTGTGATCAAGATGCTTTGGTCGTCCTCGTAGAGCCCAAAGGTCCTGCTTGTCACACAGGTGCATATAGTTGTTTTTCAGAAACGCTATATGAGAAGGATGCACGAGTGGATGCGCCAAACCCTGATCGATATCGAATTTTAACAGAACTTCAAGAGATTATCGCTAAACGAGAGCATGAGATGCCTGAAGGTGCTTACACAACCTATCTCTTTGAACACGGAGTCGATAAGATTCTGAAGAAAGTTGGAGAAGAAGCAGGAGAAGTAATCATTGCTGCAAAAAATCGTGATGCGGAAGAACTGAAATGGGAAGTTTCTGATCTTCTCTATCATGTTTTGGTTCTGCTGCAGGAGCAGAAGGTGCCTTTAGACGAGATCTTGGCCACATTAAAGGAAAGACATACGAAAAAGGACAACTGA
- the rapZ gene encoding RNase adapter RapZ has translation MERHDVQMVIITGMSGAGKTVAMQSFEDLGFFCVDNLPPALLPKFVELMQESAGKLNKVALVMDLRGREFFDQLFSTLDQLAISSDVQPQILYLDCKDATLVRRYKETRRSHPLAKSGNPLQGITQEREMLEELKGRAQQVLDTSDLKPLQLRERIIQRFSANAAHPFTINVMSFGFKYGMPIDADLVFDVRFLPNPHYIEHMRPRTGLEADISEYVLKWPETNMFLEKLLDLLQFMIPQYKREGKSQLIIGVGCTGGKHRSVALAEYIGNALSKEYVTFSSHRDMGKDKV, from the coding sequence ATGGAAAGACATGATGTACAAATGGTGATTATTACAGGAATGTCAGGGGCCGGGAAGACGGTAGCCATGCAGAGCTTTGAAGATCTAGGCTTTTTCTGTGTTGATAATCTACCACCTGCACTACTCCCTAAATTTGTAGAATTAATGCAAGAATCTGCTGGCAAACTGAACAAGGTGGCACTTGTGATGGACCTTCGTGGTCGCGAGTTTTTTGATCAGTTGTTTTCAACGCTTGATCAACTTGCCATCTCATCTGACGTTCAGCCGCAGATTTTATATTTAGATTGTAAGGATGCAACTCTTGTACGCAGATACAAAGAAACGCGACGTTCTCATCCTTTAGCGAAGAGCGGGAATCCTCTTCAAGGCATCACGCAAGAGCGTGAGATGCTTGAAGAACTAAAAGGAAGAGCACAGCAAGTATTAGATACATCTGACTTAAAGCCTCTTCAGTTACGTGAACGTATCATTCAGCGCTTTTCCGCAAATGCGGCTCATCCGTTCACGATCAACGTGATGTCATTTGGATTTAAGTATGGGATGCCGATCGACGCTGACTTAGTGTTCGACGTTCGCTTCTTACCAAATCCGCATTATATTGAACATATGAGACCACGAACGGGGCTTGAAGCAGATATTTCGGAGTATGTTTTAAAATGGCCGGAGACGAACATGTTTTTAGAAAAATTGCTCGATCTGCTTCAGTTCATGATTCCTCAATATAAAAGAGAAGGCAAGAGCCAGCTGATCATCGGAGTCGGGTGTACAGGCGGAAAACATCGTTCTGTAGCTCTAGCTGAATACATCGGAAATGCACTTTCCAAAGAATATGTGACATTCAGCTCTCACAGAGATATGGGAAAGGATAAAGTTTAA